Proteins from a single region of Urocitellus parryii isolate mUroPar1 chromosome 4, mUroPar1.hap1, whole genome shotgun sequence:
- the Ms4a1 gene encoding B-lymphocyte antigen CD20, with translation MTTPRNSLSGTFPTKGPISMQPAPKVNLKGTLPLVGPTQSFFMRESKALGAVQIMNGLFHMALGGLLLIPTGVYAPICVTVWYPLWGGILYITSGSLLAAAEKTSRNSLVQAKVIMNSLSLFAAISGIILVIMDILNITISHFLKMESLSIIKTPVSYIDIYNCKPTKTSEENSPSTKYCYSIQSMFLGVLSVLLIFAFFQKLVTAGIVENEWKRTCSRPQAKVVLLSAEDKKEQTIEIKEEVVELTEVPSQTKNEEDIEIIPVQEEEGGEETEINFPEPPHDQESPPIENDSFP, from the exons atgaCAACACCCAGAAATTCCTTGAGTGGAACTTTCCCTACGAAGGGCCCTATCTCCATGCAACCTGCTCCAAAAGTAAACCTCAAGGGGACGCTGCCGCTGGTGGGCCCCACCCAAAGCTTCTTCATGAGGGAATCTAAGGCTTTGGGG gcTGTCCAGATCATGAATGGGCTCTTCCACATGGCCCTGGGAGGGCTGCTGCTGATCCCCACAGGGGTCTATGCACCCATCTGTGTGACTGTGTGGTACCCCCTCTGGGGTGGCATTCTG TATATTACCTCTGGATCGCTCCTGGCAGCAGCAGAGAAAACCTCCAGGAACAGTCTG GTCCAAGCAAAAGTAATAATGAACTCATTGAGTCTCTTTGCTGCCATTTCTGGAATAATTCTTGTGATCATGGACATACTCAATATTACGAtttcacatttcttaaaaatggaGAGTCTGAGTATTATTAAAACTCCTGTGTCGTATATTGACATATACAACTGTAAACCCACTAAAACCTCTGAGGAAAACTCTCCATCCACAAAATACTGTTACAGCATACAATCCATGTTCTTG GGCGTCTTGTCAGTGTTACTGATCTTTGCCTTCTTCCAGAAACTTGTGACTGCCGGCATTGTTGAGAATGAGTGGAAAAGAACCTGCTCCAGGCCCCAAGCT AAGGTGGTTCTTCTGTCAGCTGAAGACAAGAAAGAACAgacaattgaaataaaagaagaagtggTTGAGCTAACTGAAGTTCCTTCTCAAACAAAGAATGAAGAAGACATTGAAATTATTCCAGtccaagaagaagaaggaggagaagaaacagaaataaattttccaGAACCTCCCCATGATCAGGAATCCCCACCAATAGAAAATGATAGCTTTCCTTAA